One window of Paenibacillus albicereus genomic DNA carries:
- a CDS encoding MarR family winged helix-turn-helix transcriptional regulator gives MSDHDTCNHAEGGGRRPIPDREDDTPLASRGISAAPAGIRSASADSPRALDREELKLEADWLFRKLVRRFVKERDKIALEGVSLPGLLVLGTIRREGEQRLGELAERLDFTSGAVTALCDKLESAGYAERRRSPSDRRSVALGITPAGRELLERTRSAGAYTVELLFGGLEPAELESRIGLFRELLQRLDGFAERVTERHEQSVAMPVAMPAPLQAVAEPAAVPEAAAAPDPHDPDPPAKPAAPQRRSPFIHY, from the coding sequence ATGAGCGACCACGACACCTGCAACCATGCAGAAGGCGGAGGGCGGAGGCCCATCCCGGACCGCGAAGACGACACGCCGCTCGCAAGCCGCGGAATCTCTGCCGCCCCGGCTGGAATCCGCTCCGCCTCTGCCGATTCCCCCCGCGCACTGGACCGCGAGGAGCTCAAGCTTGAGGCCGACTGGCTGTTCCGCAAGCTCGTCCGGCGCTTCGTCAAGGAGCGGGACAAGATCGCGCTCGAGGGCGTATCGCTGCCGGGACTGCTCGTGCTCGGCACGATTCGGCGGGAGGGCGAGCAGCGGCTCGGCGAGCTGGCCGAGCGGCTCGACTTCACCTCCGGCGCCGTGACCGCGCTGTGCGACAAGCTCGAAAGCGCCGGCTACGCCGAGCGCCGGCGCAGTCCCTCCGACCGCCGCTCGGTGGCGCTCGGCATCACGCCGGCGGGCCGCGAGCTGCTGGAGCGCACCCGCTCGGCCGGCGCCTACACGGTCGAGCTGCTCTTCGGCGGCCTCGAGCCGGCCGAGCTGGAGAGCCGCATCGGGCTGTTCCGCGAGCTGCTGCAGCGGCTGGACGGCTTCGCCGAGCGGGTGACGGAGCGGCATGAGCAATCCGTCGCCATGCCGGTCGCCATGCCGGCCCCCCTGCAAGCCGTCGCCGAGCCGGCGGCCGTGCCGGAAGCCGCAGCGGCGCCCGACCCGCACGATCCCGATCCGCCGGCCAAGCCGGCCGCGCCGCAGCGGCGCAGTCCTTTCATCCACTACTGA
- a CDS encoding DUF1284 domain-containing protein — MTPMSIELRGHHLLCLLGYRGKGYSDGFCANMTGIYERLRREPETEIRLIVGPDDVCAAFPSDQPSHCENASVYRKDSEIAGLIGMLPGDTRSWSAICEAVAARVRPDDVATLCRDCRWEPYGMCREGVAHIHAAADRRLRELPQP; from the coding sequence ATGACCCCCATGTCCATTGAGCTCCGAGGCCATCATCTGCTCTGCCTGCTCGGCTATCGCGGCAAGGGCTACTCGGACGGCTTCTGCGCCAACATGACCGGCATCTACGAACGGCTGCGCCGGGAGCCGGAGACGGAGATCCGGCTGATCGTCGGACCGGATGACGTCTGCGCGGCCTTCCCCTCCGACCAGCCGTCCCACTGCGAGAATGCCAGCGTCTATCGGAAGGACAGCGAGATCGCCGGACTCATCGGCATGCTTCCCGGCGACACGCGGAGCTGGTCGGCGATCTGCGAGGCGGTCGCCGCGCGGGTGCGCCCGGACGACGTCGCGACACTCTGCCGCGACTGCCGCTGGGAGCCGTACGGCATGTGCCGCGAAGGCGTCGCGCACATCCATGCGGCTGCGGACCGGCGGCTGCGGGAGCTGCCGCAGCCGTAA
- a CDS encoding methyltransferase domain-containing protein has translation MKEQVARNIQSYRKEKGLTQDGLAQRLGVSYQAVSKWETAQSLPDLALLPELARLLDVSVDRLLGYGAGDRSVTLYEEAYRASEDYYWGTEPNEACFKVLRLAPPIRRLKLLDIGCGEGKDAVFFARNGYEVSAFDVTDAGVEKTRRLAERTGVRVNAFKADVNDFRPEEDFDICFSSGVLHYIKPDVRQELFSSLKRRTSPGGLHVLNVFVEKPFIAPPPEPEPYAFPWRSGELLAQYHDWLVEDSAEIVFDCDSSGIPHQHAMSTLIARRP, from the coding sequence ATGAAAGAGCAAGTCGCCCGCAACATCCAATCGTACCGCAAGGAAAAAGGACTGACCCAGGACGGGCTCGCCCAGCGTCTCGGCGTCTCGTATCAGGCCGTGTCGAAGTGGGAGACGGCGCAGTCGCTGCCCGATCTCGCCCTGCTGCCCGAGCTGGCTCGGCTGCTGGACGTCAGCGTCGACCGGCTGCTCGGCTATGGCGCGGGGGACCGCAGCGTCACCCTCTACGAGGAGGCGTACCGCGCCAGCGAGGACTACTATTGGGGAACGGAGCCGAACGAAGCCTGCTTCAAGGTGCTGCGCCTGGCGCCCCCCATCCGCAGGCTGAAGCTGCTCGACATCGGCTGCGGCGAGGGCAAGGACGCGGTGTTTTTCGCCCGCAACGGCTACGAGGTGTCCGCCTTCGACGTCACCGACGCCGGCGTGGAGAAGACGAGGCGCCTGGCCGAGCGGACCGGCGTGCGGGTGAACGCCTTCAAGGCGGACGTGAACGACTTCCGGCCCGAGGAGGACTTCGACATCTGCTTCTCCAGCGGCGTGCTGCATTACATCAAGCCCGACGTCCGGCAGGAGCTGTTCTCCAGCCTCAAGCGCCGCACCTCGCCCGGCGGCCTGCATGTCCTGAACGTATTCGTAGAAAAGCCGTTCATCGCTCCCCCGCCGGAGCCGGAGCCGTACGCGTTCCCGTGGCGCTCGGGCGAGCTGCTCGCGCAGTATCACGACTGGCTCGTCGAGGACAGCGCGGAAATCGTCTTCGACTGCGACTCCTCCGGCATCCCGCATCAGCATGCGATGAGCACGCTGATCGCCCGGCGGCCGTAA
- a CDS encoding radical SAM/SPASM domain-containing protein → MKKFQKFYIEITSVCNLACTFCPPTLREKSFLKPEDFAKRLDEIKPYTDSVYLHVKGEPLLHPKLDQLLDISHEKGFKVNITTNGTLIEKNKAKLLGKPALRQMNFSLHSFDGHVGSTDKDAYVTTILSFIREALASTSVLFSLRLWNLRKDNATNLELKRNRQVLEIIERELGLTEPIEERFQRGSGLKLADRFYLNQDHEFEWPDLNAEEDDGKGFCHGLRNQAAILANGTVVPCCLDGEGIINLGNINQASFSDIIEGERAKKLYDGFSRREAVEELCRKCGYRKRFGT, encoded by the coding sequence ATGAAGAAATTCCAGAAATTCTATATCGAGATCACCAGCGTGTGCAACCTCGCCTGCACGTTCTGTCCCCCGACGCTGCGGGAGAAAAGCTTCCTGAAGCCCGAGGACTTCGCCAAGCGGCTCGACGAGATCAAGCCGTATACGGACTCCGTCTACCTTCATGTGAAGGGGGAGCCGCTTCTCCATCCCAAGCTCGACCAGCTGCTCGACATCAGCCACGAGAAGGGCTTCAAGGTGAACATCACGACCAACGGCACGCTGATCGAGAAAAACAAGGCCAAGCTGCTCGGCAAGCCGGCGCTGCGGCAGATGAACTTCTCGCTGCACAGCTTCGACGGGCATGTCGGCTCGACCGACAAGGACGCGTACGTCACGACCATCCTGTCGTTCATCCGGGAGGCGCTGGCGTCGACGTCCGTCCTGTTCTCCCTCCGGCTGTGGAACCTGCGCAAGGACAACGCCACCAACCTGGAGCTGAAGCGCAACCGGCAGGTGCTGGAGATCATCGAGCGGGAGCTCGGCCTGACGGAGCCGATCGAGGAAAGGTTCCAGCGCGGCTCCGGCCTCAAGCTGGCCGATCGGTTCTATCTCAACCAGGACCACGAGTTCGAATGGCCCGACCTGAACGCCGAGGAGGACGACGGCAAAGGATTCTGCCACGGCCTCCGCAACCAGGCGGCCATCTTGGCCAACGGTACCGTCGTCCCGTGCTGCCTCGACGGCGAAGGCATCATCAATCTCGGCAACATCAACCAGGCGAGCTTCTCCGACATCATCGAGGGCGAGCGCGCGAAAAAGCTGTACGACGGCTTCTCCCGCCGGGAGGCGGTCGAGGAGCTGTGCCGCAAATGCGGCTACCGCAAGCGCTTCGGCACGTAG
- a CDS encoding BtaManbiosPhlase, whose amino-acid sequence MNVYRYEQNPLVTPADVKPHRDDFEVIGAFNAGVAEYGGEVILLLRVAERPISPDPSVVLAPVYNVEKGELELVPIRKDDESYDFSDPRVIVRRDQAPAFEYLTSLSYLRIARSRDGRTFTIDDEPFVYPSQPLESFGIEDPRITQIGDTYYIYFSAVSPVGIGESLVSTKDFKTVEHHGMIFGPDNKDVLIFPERIGGKYYALHRPTTKSCGRPEMWIAESDNLLYWGNHRHLIGLRDGMWDSGRIGGGAVPIRTERGWLELYHGATKDHRYCMGAVLLDLDDPSRVVARSGRPILEPDAAYEADGFFGGVVFSCGALVDGDVVRMYYGAADTSMACAELSLAEILDGLEPV is encoded by the coding sequence ATGAATGTTTACCGATATGAGCAAAATCCGCTGGTGACGCCGGCCGACGTGAAGCCGCACCGCGACGACTTCGAGGTGATCGGCGCCTTCAACGCCGGAGTGGCGGAATACGGCGGCGAGGTCATCCTGCTGCTGCGCGTGGCGGAGCGTCCGATCAGTCCGGACCCGTCCGTCGTGCTGGCCCCCGTCTACAACGTGGAGAAAGGCGAGCTCGAGCTCGTTCCGATCCGCAAGGACGACGAGAGCTACGACTTCTCCGACCCGCGCGTCATCGTGCGGCGCGACCAGGCTCCGGCGTTCGAGTACTTGACGTCGCTGTCTTACCTGCGCATCGCCCGCAGCCGCGACGGACGGACGTTCACGATCGACGACGAGCCGTTCGTCTACCCGTCGCAGCCGCTGGAGAGCTTCGGCATCGAGGATCCGCGCATCACGCAGATCGGCGATACGTACTACATCTACTTCTCGGCGGTGTCGCCGGTCGGCATCGGCGAGTCGCTCGTCTCGACCAAGGACTTCAAGACCGTGGAGCATCACGGCATGATTTTCGGACCGGACAACAAGGACGTGCTCATCTTCCCCGAGCGCATCGGCGGCAAGTACTACGCGCTGCACCGGCCGACGACCAAAAGCTGCGGCCGTCCGGAAATGTGGATCGCCGAGTCGGACAACCTGCTCTATTGGGGCAACCACCGGCATCTGATCGGGCTGCGCGACGGCATGTGGGACAGCGGCCGCATCGGCGGCGGCGCGGTGCCGATCCGCACGGAGCGCGGCTGGCTGGAGCTGTATCATGGCGCGACCAAGGACCACCGCTACTGCATGGGCGCGGTGCTGCTCGACCTGGACGATCCGTCCCGGGTCGTCGCCCGCTCGGGCCGGCCGATCCTGGAGCCGGATGCCGCCTACGAGGCGGACGGCTTCTTCGGCGGCGTCGTGTTCTCCTGCGGCGCGCTCGTCGACGGCGATGTCGTCCGCATGTATTACGGAGCGGCCGATACGTCGATGGCGTGCGCGGAGCTCAGCCTCGCCGAGATTCTGGACGGCCTCGAGCCGGTCTGA
- a CDS encoding MTP-1 family protein, with product MSQLQPAPAPCAELLREYRTSGSAVREARRIPFGGVGDKDVYNIAAPFEDEGRTVVAGRVESRDSEQSDIVFFAQTDGVWLPAEGTPVLRLQDPFHARIGGELVLGGVEVFPHPERADALMWRTVFYRGQGLRDLRRFFEGPDGMKDIRLAELADGGVGVFTRPQGEKGGRGKIGYVRVGSLDGLTVEAIQGAPLLEGQFAEGEWGGANETHPLPDGRIGVLGHIACFDEAGDRHYYPMAFEFDPASQAWSGLRLIGERRDFLPGPAKRPDLEDVVFSGGLIRGEDGRAVLYAGISDADAQALDIPDPFAGR from the coding sequence ATGAGCCAGCTGCAACCGGCTCCGGCGCCATGCGCCGAGCTGCTGAGAGAGTACCGGACCTCCGGAAGCGCCGTGCGGGAGGCGCGCCGCATCCCGTTCGGAGGCGTCGGCGACAAGGATGTCTACAACATCGCGGCTCCGTTCGAGGATGAGGGCAGGACGGTTGTTGCCGGACGCGTCGAGTCGCGCGACAGCGAGCAGTCCGACATCGTCTTCTTCGCACAGACGGACGGCGTCTGGCTGCCAGCGGAAGGAACGCCTGTCCTGCGGCTGCAGGACCCGTTCCATGCCCGCATCGGCGGCGAGCTTGTCCTCGGCGGCGTGGAGGTGTTCCCGCATCCCGAGCGGGCCGACGCGCTGATGTGGCGTACCGTATTCTACCGGGGCCAGGGGCTGCGGGACCTGCGCCGCTTTTTCGAAGGACCGGACGGCATGAAGGACATCCGCCTCGCGGAGCTTGCGGACGGGGGCGTCGGCGTGTTCACGCGGCCCCAGGGCGAGAAGGGCGGCCGGGGCAAGATCGGCTACGTCCGCGTCGGCTCGCTGGACGGCCTGACGGTCGAGGCCATCCAAGGCGCTCCGCTGCTGGAGGGACAGTTCGCCGAGGGCGAATGGGGCGGGGCGAACGAGACCCATCCGCTGCCGGACGGCCGCATCGGCGTGCTCGGCCATATCGCCTGCTTCGATGAAGCGGGCGACCGCCACTATTATCCGATGGCGTTCGAGTTCGATCCGGCATCGCAGGCCTGGAGCGGGCTGCGCCTGATCGGCGAGCGCCGCGATTTCCTGCCGGGGCCGGCCAAGCGGCCCGATCTGGAGGATGTCGTCTTCAGCGGCGGCTTGATCCGCGGCGAGGACGGCCGAGCCGTCCTGTACGCGGGCATCAGCGATGCCGACGCGCAGGCGCTGGACATCCCCGATCCGTTCGCCGGGCGCTGA
- a CDS encoding carbohydrate ABC transporter permease, translating to MVGSKSRSGSRRAIRYTLAALLLLVMVYPYLYMVLSSFADWTQIDKQLFPTNFTMKSYEWLFSGGEAGVTRPWLNAFLNSVIVSAASTALMMLFGIMVAYALSKLNFFGRHAINNFVLFHMFFPAIILLVPTFLIIQRAGLYDTYLGLIVPKAVSLWAIFMYTNFFKAVPSVFIEAAKLDGASDLKIMFRIMLPMSKSITTVIFLFLLMERWTELLWDMIAVKSDSMLTLNVLLSQMFGPYGSYPGPLYAASTILTLPIIVLFLIFSKKFQEGMQFSLK from the coding sequence ATGGTTGGGTCTAAAAGCCGCAGCGGCTCGAGGCGGGCCATCCGCTACACGCTCGCCGCCCTGCTCCTGCTCGTCATGGTGTATCCGTATCTGTACATGGTGCTGAGCTCGTTCGCGGACTGGACGCAGATCGACAAGCAGCTGTTCCCGACGAACTTCACGATGAAATCGTACGAATGGCTGTTCAGCGGCGGCGAGGCGGGCGTCACCCGGCCGTGGCTGAACGCGTTCCTGAACAGCGTCATCGTCTCGGCGGCCTCGACGGCGCTCATGATGCTGTTCGGCATCATGGTCGCCTACGCGCTGTCCAAGCTGAACTTCTTCGGCCGCCATGCGATCAACAACTTCGTCTTGTTCCATATGTTCTTCCCGGCCATTATCCTGCTGGTGCCGACGTTCCTCATCATCCAGCGGGCCGGGCTGTACGACACCTACCTCGGCCTGATCGTGCCGAAGGCGGTCAGCCTGTGGGCGATCTTCATGTACACGAACTTCTTCAAGGCGGTGCCGTCGGTGTTCATCGAGGCGGCCAAGCTCGACGGAGCCTCGGACCTGAAGATCATGTTCCGCATCATGCTGCCGATGTCGAAGTCGATCACGACGGTCATCTTCCTGTTCCTGCTCATGGAGCGGTGGACGGAGCTGCTGTGGGACATGATCGCCGTCAAGAGCGATTCGATGCTGACGCTGAACGTGCTGCTGTCGCAGATGTTCGGGCCGTACGGCTCGTATCCGGGTCCGCTCTATGCGGCCTCGACGATCCTGACGCTGCCGATCATCGTGCTGTTCCTCATCTTCAGCAAGAAGTTCCAGGAGGGCATGCAGTTCAGCCTGAAATAA
- a CDS encoding carbohydrate ABC transporter permease, whose amino-acid sequence MDQRNNKLGWLFASPYLIFSILFFFIPLIWSIFLSVTDWDLIAPTFNLVGFENFLEALRSPSVHAAFWNTYKFMMIFVPLVTALAIAVAVLVHGLPRFKGLFLIGFFLPYLSSGVVSALIVKGLLSYTSPVNEFLRGIGLDINWLGSPFSALFVVGLILAWKFTGYYALILTSGLESIDKEVYEAAAIDGVKDGQRFWRITLPLLYPSLYTTLILAFGVTFGIFTEVYQLTGGGPGNATNTWQMEIFKQAFSNMQVGYASAVALLASVATFISIFAIRKILEIWGKRNGWV is encoded by the coding sequence ATGGACCAACGCAACAACAAGCTGGGCTGGCTGTTCGCCAGTCCTTACCTCATCTTTTCGATCCTGTTCTTCTTCATTCCGCTGATCTGGTCGATCTTCCTGTCCGTCACGGACTGGGACCTGATCGCACCAACGTTCAACCTGGTCGGCTTCGAGAACTTCCTCGAGGCGCTCCGCTCCCCGAGCGTGCACGCCGCGTTCTGGAACACGTACAAGTTCATGATGATCTTCGTACCTCTGGTGACGGCGCTGGCGATCGCGGTAGCCGTGCTCGTGCATGGGCTGCCCCGCTTCAAGGGACTGTTCCTGATCGGCTTTTTCCTGCCCTACTTGAGCTCGGGCGTCGTGTCGGCGCTGATCGTCAAAGGGCTGCTGTCGTACACGAGCCCGGTCAACGAGTTCCTGCGCGGCATCGGCCTGGACATCAACTGGCTCGGATCGCCGTTCTCGGCGCTGTTCGTCGTCGGCCTCATCCTCGCCTGGAAGTTCACCGGCTATTATGCCCTGATCCTCACGTCGGGCCTCGAGAGCATCGACAAGGAAGTGTACGAGGCCGCCGCGATCGACGGCGTCAAGGACGGCCAGCGGTTCTGGCGCATCACGCTGCCGCTGCTGTATCCGTCGCTGTACACGACGCTGATCCTGGCGTTCGGCGTCACGTTCGGCATCTTCACCGAGGTGTACCAGCTGACGGGCGGCGGACCGGGCAACGCGACGAACACGTGGCAGATGGAAATTTTCAAGCAGGCGTTCTCCAACATGCAGGTCGGCTATGCTTCGGCGGTCGCGCTGCTGGCATCCGTGGCGACGTTCATCTCGATCTTCGCCATCCGCAAAATTCTGGAGATATGGGGGAAGCGAAATGGTTGGGTCTAA
- a CDS encoding ABC transporter substrate-binding protein: protein MKKRVPMVLSVALMAGLLSACSTGQGGQTANEGGGAAADGVTTIEFWAAPNPTQQAFWQEMADAYEAQNDSVRINVSAIKESPTSEASIQSALAAKSAPTMSENINRGFAAQLSNSQALVALDTLEGFDEIVQGRSMSQTIEPWTFADGHQYVLPIYSNPMLFGWRLDIIRDLGYSEPPQTYGEIIELTKKLKAEHGDKKYLWAKPDLADPTAWKRWFDFYMLYNAASGGNKFIEGDAFTGDEKAGVEALSFVDDLRKENGLLARQVTDPFETGTGVFTDVGPWTFTTWAEKYPDLKYNETYALTMPPVPDGMDPAQSKTFADTKGLVIYASATKEQQAAAIDFIKWVYGDAKNDAAWFEKTNLPPARDDLSTNESFQAVLDKSPQLKPYAENVPNAVPPMDNAKYNDLQTIIGTEAFNKVVKGEIAPAEGWAAMKAALEKALN from the coding sequence ATGAAGAAACGAGTCCCTATGGTCCTGTCCGTCGCGCTGATGGCCGGCCTGCTGTCCGCCTGCTCTACCGGCCAAGGCGGCCAGACGGCAAACGAAGGCGGAGGCGCAGCCGCGGACGGCGTGACGACGATCGAGTTTTGGGCGGCGCCGAATCCGACGCAGCAGGCGTTCTGGCAGGAGATGGCGGACGCCTACGAGGCGCAGAACGACAGCGTGAGGATCAACGTCAGCGCGATCAAGGAATCGCCGACCTCGGAGGCGAGCATCCAGTCCGCGCTGGCCGCCAAGAGCGCGCCGACGATGTCCGAGAACATCAACCGCGGCTTCGCCGCCCAGCTGTCGAACAGCCAGGCGCTCGTGGCGCTCGATACGCTGGAGGGCTTCGACGAGATCGTGCAGGGCCGCAGCATGAGCCAGACGATCGAGCCGTGGACGTTCGCGGACGGCCATCAGTACGTGCTGCCGATCTACTCCAATCCGATGCTGTTCGGCTGGCGCCTCGACATCATCCGGGACCTCGGCTACAGCGAGCCTCCGCAGACGTATGGCGAGATCATCGAGCTGACCAAGAAGCTCAAGGCCGAGCACGGCGACAAGAAGTACCTGTGGGCCAAGCCGGACTTGGCCGATCCGACCGCCTGGAAGCGCTGGTTCGACTTCTACATGCTGTATAATGCGGCGTCGGGCGGCAACAAGTTCATCGAAGGCGACGCCTTCACCGGCGACGAGAAGGCGGGCGTCGAGGCGCTGTCGTTCGTCGACGATCTCCGCAAGGAGAACGGCCTGCTCGCGCGCCAGGTGACCGATCCGTTCGAGACCGGCACGGGCGTCTTCACCGACGTCGGTCCGTGGACGTTCACGACCTGGGCGGAGAAGTATCCGGACCTGAAGTACAACGAGACGTATGCGCTGACGATGCCGCCGGTGCCGGACGGCATGGACCCGGCCCAGAGCAAGACGTTCGCGGATACGAAAGGCCTCGTCATCTACGCCTCGGCGACGAAGGAGCAGCAGGCGGCGGCGATCGACTTCATCAAGTGGGTGTACGGCGACGCCAAGAACGACGCGGCGTGGTTCGAGAAGACGAACCTGCCGCCGGCGCGCGACGACCTGTCGACCAACGAGTCGTTCCAGGCCGTCCTCGACAAGAGCCCGCAGCTGAAGCCGTATGCGGAAAACGTTCCGAACGCCGTGCCGCCGATGGACAACGCGAAGTACAACGACCTCCAGACGATCATCGGCACGGAGGCGTTCAACAAAGTCGTCAAGGGCGAAATCGCCCCTGCGGAGGGCTGGGCGGCGATGAAGGCCGCGCTGGAGAAAGCCCTGAACTAA